GCAGTTCGCAGCCATCTGACTGCGCTTGAATCCAGCCCAGATTCAGCTGACAAATCATCGCTGATACATGGGCTCAAGGGGTGGTTGGCTTTGCTGGAGTGCAATATCATCGACAGTGATTCCGCCCGTCAGCACATGAACGAGCTGATTGAGATGGAATCCGCCCTGTTCGCCAAGCGACAACGCTTCACCATGCGCCACATCAATGAACAAGGGCAGGAGGAAGACGCCTCGCTGAGCATGCTCGCCACCAATATGGGCACCAACCTCAATGAAGCTGCGCGTAAAAGTTCTCATGATGCGCTGATGGGGCTGGAGAAATGGGTACTGGACAATGGCTTCCTCGACATTGTCAAAAAGCGCAATGTGTTTGCGCAAGCACTAGGCTATCGCAATTATTTCGATTACAAAGTACGTAAAAATGAGCAGATGAGCCCTGAAGCCCTGTTCAAAATTTTAGATGACTTTGAAGCACAAACCCGTGAAGCCAACCAGCGGGCACTAGATACCCTGTCTCGTAACAAAGGCTCGGAGGCGTTGCAGCCACACAACCTGCGCTTTCACATGTCAGGAGATGTCACCCGGCAAATGGACCCATATCTGCCATTTTCAAAGGCAGTCGAACGTTGGGTGCTCAGCTTCCGCAGACTTGGCATCACCTACCGGCAAGCACTGATGCAACTGGATCTGTTGGAACGCAAAGGTAAGTTTCAGAACGGCTTCTGCCACGGCCCCATTCCCAGCTTCTACAACGCCAAGGGCGAATGGGTGGCAGCGCAGATCAATTTCACCGCCGAAGGCAAACCTGATCAGATTGGCAGTGGTTCACGGGCGCTGAATACGTTGTTCCACGAAGGTGGACACGCGGCCCACTTTGCCAATGTAACCCAGAACTCCCCTTGTTTCTCACAAGAGTTTCCACCTACCTCAATGGCCTATGCAGAGACACAATCAATGTTCTGCGACAGCCTGCTCGAAGATGCCGACTGGCTGAAACGGTATGCTTACAATGCAGCCGGCGAGGTCATTCCTGACACCTTGATCAAAGCCCGGATCGAGGTATCCCAACCCTTCCGCGCATTCGCCGAACGTTCGATCCTGGTGGTCCCCTACTTTGAGTGGGCACTGTATCAAATGAATGAAACAGAGCTGACACCAGACGCCGTGCAGCAACTCGCCCGCAAAACCGAGCTTCGCATCCTCGGTATTGCACTCGGCCCCCG
This sequence is a window from Chitinivorax tropicus. Protein-coding genes within it:
- a CDS encoding M3 family metallopeptidase — translated: MEQARQFFDKLNQDYLAVHKTKEDLFWDTYMAINDDHASFAKAEQAFKSFISNPETLTAVRSHLTALESSPDSADKSSLIHGLKGWLALLECNIIDSDSARQHMNELIEMESALFAKRQRFTMRHINEQGQEEDASLSMLATNMGTNLNEAARKSSHDALMGLEKWVLDNGFLDIVKKRNVFAQALGYRNYFDYKVRKNEQMSPEALFKILDDFEAQTREANQRALDTLSRNKGSEALQPHNLRFHMSGDVTRQMDPYLPFSKAVERWVLSFRRLGITYRQALMQLDLLERKGKFQNGFCHGPIPSFYNAKGEWVAAQINFTAEGKPDQIGSGSRALNTLFHEGGHAAHFANVTQNSPCFSQEFPPTSMAYAETQSMFCDSLLEDADWLKRYAYNAAGEVIPDTLIKARIEVSQPFRAFAERSILVVPYFEWALYQMNETELTPDAVQQLARKTELRILGIALGPRPLLSIPHLLNQESAASYHGYLLAHMAVYQTRAYFEREFGYLTDNPAIGPLLAEHYWTPGNSLSHNQTLLNLTGEGFSATYLATKCNQSVEQAWQTAQQKIADAAIRQYSQDYPTTLEARIRLVHGAELIADNQLSDEAMFNQFEQWVAARYPILH